The following proteins come from a genomic window of Gossypium raimondii isolate GPD5lz chromosome 5, ASM2569854v1, whole genome shotgun sequence:
- the LOC105788142 gene encoding probable disease resistance protein At4g27220, whose product MEYVEPVAAIANCLGSPVCKYLQYHRKLNDYVRNFKRIRDKLNCKMEDIELQLKAELLRPLGKIPKKGVENWLKDVKEMIRETQVVENKVSNGRYLCRACNGKLVDKKSRQMQEYLDKTPKASEGLAVDGPSSGLPLETSELVGEEAVRKEIWACLMQEEVSKIGVWGMGGVGKSTIMKHIHNDLLKEQRFERVVWVTISKEFNIVKLQNDIASALNGKMPEEANKVRRAAILSEMLKRAGKHVLILDDVWSEVSLEEIGIPKPSCSNGYKLVLTTRVEQVCKSMGCKVIKVKPLSEEEALILFLSEVGPNIVQNQTLMPTLKLVVKECAGLPLTIVVIAGTLRGEDDPLIWKNTLRELKERIGKVKEGEDKVIESLKVSFNHLKDEKMKHCFLHSSLYPEDFQIGKDGLIECWIEEGFIDDMSTRKEMKDKGHVILKKLEDNCLLENVSSERVKMHDAVRDMALSITRMNPRCMIQAGSQLEEFPEKVQWSPDIEKVSLMYNSISEISIDVLPTKCQLLTTLLLQHNPIKKIPYSFFINMPCLSVLNLSSTKIKSLPNSISELKNLTTLLFCGCRGLRDLPSLSMLQELKKLDLSRTKIEEVPEGMDMLIMLRYLDLRVRTLKEIPAGLISKLVHLQHLSFDVDSEKTSLKAEEMEPLKKLEYFTGRFEDISEFNKFISSMQQSKKNLINYHLQVGSDDAGGARDKRDKRVTIAGVQNWEGFGGVKG is encoded by the exons ATGGAGTACGTAGAGCCTGTTGCTGCCATTGCAAATTGTCTCGGAAGTCCTGTTTGTAAATATTTGCAATATCACAGAAAGCTGAACGATTATGTGAGAAACTTCAAGAGGATCAGAgataaattgaattgcaaaatgGAAGATATAGAGCTGCAATTGAAAGCAGAGCTTCTTCGTCCTCTGGGGAAGATACCGAAGAAGGGAGTTGAAAATTGGTTGAAAGATGTGAAAGAGATGATTAGGGAAACACAAGTTGTTGAAAACAAAGTCAGTAATGGGAGATATCTCTGTCGTGCTTGCAACGGGAAGCTGGTTGATAAAAAGTCTCGACAAATGCAGGAATATCTTGATAAAACTCCTAAAGCCTCTGAAGGTCTTGCCGTGGATGGTCCAAGTTCTGGGTTGCCACTGGAAACATCAGAACTAGTTGGAGAGGAAGCTGTCAGAAAAGAGATTTGGGCATGTTTGATGCAGGAGGAGGTAAGCAAGATTGGGGTTTGGGGGATGGGCGGCGTGGGTAAATCGACCATCATGAAGCACATCCACAATGATCTTTTGAAAGAACAACGATTTGAAAGGGTGGTTTGGGTTACTATATCAAAGGAGTTTAATATTGTGaagttacaaaatgatattGCAAGTGCATTGAATGGAAAGATGCCCGAAGAAGCAAACAAGGTCAGACGAGCAGCAATCTTGTCCGAAATGCTGAAGAGAGCAGGAAAACATGTTCTAATCCTAGATGATGTGTGGAGTGAAGTCTCATTGGAAGAAATTGGGATCCCTAAGCCAAGTTGCAGCAATGGGTACAAGTTGGTGTTGACAACCCGTGTGGAGCAAGTTTGTAAGTCTATGGGCTGTAAGGTGATAAAAGTGAAGCCCCTTTCAGAAGAAGAGGCATTGATACTATTCTTGAGTGAAGTTGGACCTAACATAGTGCAAAATCAAACTTTAATGCCAACTTTGAAGCTTGTTGTCAAGGAATGTGCAGGTCTGCCTCTTACAATTGTCGTCATAGCTGGTACATTGAGAGGAGAAGATGACCCTCTTATTTGGAAAAACACACTCAGGGAATTGAAAGAGAGAATAGGGAAAGTGAAAGAAGGGGAAGATAAAGTGATCGAGAGTTTGAAAGTTAGCTTCAATCACTTAAAAGACGAGAAAATGAAGCATTGTTTCTTACATTCCTCATTATATCCTGAAGATTTTCAAATTGGGAAGGATGGGCTAATTGAGTGCTGGATTGAAGAGGGATTCATAGATGATATGAGtacaagaaaagaaatgaaagataAGGGCCATgttattttgaagaaattagaagATAATTGCTTGTTGGAAAATGTCTCGAgtgaaagagtaaaaatgcaTGATGCAGTGAGAGACATGGCATTGTCGATCACAAGAATGAATCCTCGATGTATGATACAAGCAGGTTCGCAATTAGAAGAGTTTCCAGAAAAGGTGCAGTGGAGTCCGGATATTGAGAAAGTGTCACTTATGTATAACTCCATATCAGAAATTTCCATAGATGTGCTGCCCACAAAATGTCAACTGCTCACAACCTTGTTATTGCAGCATAACCCTATAAAGAAGATCCCATATTCTTTCTTCATAAACATGCCTTGTCTTAGTGTTCTCAATTTGTCCTCTACGAAGATCAAAAGTTTACCAAATTCCATCTCTGAACTAAAGAACCTCACAACATTGTTGTTTTGTGGCTGTCGAGGATTAAGAGATCTGCCAAGTCTTTCGATGCTTCAAGAATTGAAGAAGTTGGATCTAAGTCGGACTAAAATTGAGGAAGTCCCTGAAGGAATGGATATGCTGATAATGCTAAGATATCTTGATCTTAGAGTGCGCACTCTGAAAGAGATACCCGCTGGACTTATATCAAAACTCGTTCACCTTCAGCACTTGAGTTTTGATGTGGACAGTGAAAAAACAAGTCTAAAAGCAGAGGAGATGGAACCATTGAAGAAGTTGGAGTACTTTACCGGACGTTTCGAAGACATCAGTGAATTCAATAAGTTCATCTCCTCAATgcaacaaagtaaaaaaaatctcatcaaCTACCATTTACAGGTGGGCTCAGATGATGCGGGTGGTGCAAGAGataaaagagataaaagagTAACAATTGCAGGAGTCCAGAATTGGGAAG GATTCGGGGGTGTGAAGGGATAG